From one Thermococcus celericrescens genomic stretch:
- a CDS encoding AAA family ATPase, whose amino-acid sequence MTEIEEASKKLEEIVERISTVYIGNEEVIRKTLAAALVNGNVLFEDYPGLGKTLLAKAFGRVLGLKYTRVQFTPDLLPADILGTKVWRQNLGTFELIKGPIFTHVLLADEINRAPPKTQSALLEAMEERQVTIEGETFPLERPFFVIATQNPIEFEGTYPLPEAQLDRFLLRLRVGYPKSLEDEMAILEARLSWRKDDPTADMEPMIDRETFVRIQDLVEERIFTSRDIVRYISELVRNARADSRVEAGPSPRGGIALMKVAKANALLEGRDYVLPDDVKAFAIDALAHRVVIRAEYSFEGIKGEDVIMEAIEKTPVPKGAEGR is encoded by the coding sequence ATGACTGAGATTGAGGAAGCCTCCAAGAAGCTTGAAGAGATTGTGGAGAGAATTTCAACTGTCTACATCGGCAACGAGGAAGTCATAAGGAAGACCCTGGCGGCGGCTCTCGTCAACGGGAACGTCCTCTTTGAGGACTACCCTGGCTTGGGGAAGACACTCCTGGCCAAAGCCTTTGGGAGGGTCCTGGGCCTGAAATACACCCGCGTTCAGTTCACCCCGGACCTGCTCCCCGCGGACATACTGGGAACGAAGGTATGGCGCCAGAACCTTGGAACGTTCGAGCTCATAAAGGGGCCGATCTTCACCCACGTCCTTCTGGCGGACGAGATCAACCGCGCTCCCCCCAAGACCCAGTCCGCTCTACTCGAGGCAATGGAGGAACGGCAGGTGACCATAGAGGGTGAGACCTTCCCCCTGGAGCGGCCGTTCTTCGTCATCGCAACACAGAACCCGATAGAGTTCGAGGGAACCTACCCCCTCCCCGAGGCCCAGCTCGACAGGTTCCTCCTCAGGTTGCGCGTGGGCTATCCTAAGAGCCTGGAAGATGAGATGGCAATCCTCGAAGCGCGTTTGAGCTGGAGAAAGGACGACCCAACGGCGGACATGGAACCGATGATCGACAGAGAGACGTTCGTAAGAATCCAGGACCTCGTGGAGGAGAGAATTTTCACCAGCAGGGACATTGTGAGGTACATCTCGGAGCTCGTGAGGAACGCCCGGGCGGATTCCAGGGTGGAGGCCGGCCCGAGTCCCAGGGGCGGAATCGCACTGATGAAGGTGGCAAAGGCAAACGCCCTTCTGGAGGGCAGGGACTACGTTCTCCCCGACGACGTCAAGGCCTTCGCCATCGACGCCCTGGCCCACAGGGTCGTCATCAGGGCGGAGTACTCCTTCGAGGGCATCAAGGGCGAGGACGTTATAATGGAAGCCATAGAAAAGACCCCCGTTCCCAAAGGGGCGGAAGGAAGATGA